Proteins encoded within one genomic window of Aspergillus nidulans FGSC A4 chromosome VII:
- a CDS encoding uncharacterized protein (transcript_id=CADANIAT00008755): MYSHLRPGGWAEIHEFDTMVRCDDGTMPPLDESSFSTYPFQDWCDLQIQSGQVTDPPRQWRVAHRLARGMKEMGFVDVQERIFKAPVNRWPTDPHLRNIGQWMESNILEGLSGWSYKPLRLLGWSKAEIEVFLVNVRRSVQDTSVHAYFNFHVIVGRKPHPDEVGSVQAQQPHAEPQSTQLLAWHHCPMSLGRCAYRQGAIPSPTTFTDYLWVSDELLASTFRRFVSGQRRYESRVPGPLEARRRLAKRRNTALASLAGSGPGDDIASLLGRNGREHLKWSEPERGFDIQFSSPTPPAPPLSLFDHFLSPDAFGGNSEDAGEFSTELTREEFFGEKLQEYQTVSAIKSAIRELSIDLRQEPSCSRLLFDHFLALSQRKRAAADELALFLDDPHLNVPGAGNYLRLAERSSSTMVPFQTRPAQFHLIIRALELGVVPPEEIGAIIARWSDWRKSCSDSQKAKRKLLKIYRAMWDAIGKCAVYGHRDMDQSLVQTWLGVCLEEGTVGYLRLATSILLATEYGMSLCSSWLPKFVARLLRDSNYSLPAPDRDVIIESLKPFDIDIISNSLICGTEVLISSQNTRLLRRWGKCLAKLHDASRITLSKAWVQIREQPDSLAKRQLILQRLWMLHTMRRFSQRRASQVTKSVTKRLYRLYESSRRVPRRNGQIKIDLWTSLVQHISRLKIPFNLEAMADDLRTGKPMTNTMRKRLRQFQNEPLSFSDLFANTQTYNASRHLFFNNFDNQIRQVDVASPDFRLWAIQIARTGNSPAIWSVLRLLRAHTPLKIALSRAWPLPGPADGVIVRYNPRPRSAGTPDPHDALDMVHSLAASFACAKQLSPQRAYRLVRWLYLFLLRHGAPIQTPIARALYHAGVVRFRQEKGYISPIQYDYIWGIVEQTEGREYVRALRSRTLYE, translated from the exons ATGTACAGCCACCTTAGACCAGGCGGCTGGGCCGAGATCCACGAATTCGACACAATGGTCCGATGTGATGACGGCACAATGCCGCCCCTAGATGAGTCCTCGTTCAGCACATACCCATTCCAAGACTGGTGCGACCTACAAATACAGTCCGGCCAGGTAACAGATCCCCCCCGACAGTGGCGCGTAGCGCACCGGCTAGCCCGTGGAATGAAGGAAATGGGCTTCGTGGATGTCCAAGAACGGATTTTCAAGGCTCCTGTCAATAGATGGCCGACGGATCCGCATCTGCGTAATATTGGACAGTGGATGGAGTCGAACATATTAGAGGGCCTGTCTGGGTGGTCCTATAAGCCACTGCGGTTGCTGGGATGGTCAAAGGCGGAGATTGAGGTCTTTCTGGTCAATGTTCGGCGCAGTGTTCAGGATACTTCGGTTCATGCTTATTTTAATTTTCATGTAATAGTTGGTAGGAAGCCGCATCCTGACGAG GTCGGCTCGGTCCAAGCTCAACAACCACACGCAGAACCTCAGAGCACTCAATTGCTCGCATGGCACCATTGCCCCATGTCTCTCGGGAGATGTGCCTACAGGCAAGGCGCTATTCCGTCTCCGACCACCTTTACGGACTATCTATGGGTCAGCGACGAGCTCCTGGCCTCGACATTCCGGCGATTCGTGAGCGGACAGCGACGGTATGAGAGTCGGGTCCCGGGCCCATTGGAAGCCAGGAGGAGGCTGGCCAAGCGGAGGAATACAGCGCTTGCTAGTCTAGCAGGCTCTGGACCTGGGGATGATATTGCGAGCTTGCTGGGAAGAAATGGACGGGAGCATCTGAAATGGAGTGAACCGGAGAGAGGTTTCG ACATTCAATTCTCTTCGCCCACACCACCCGCACCCCCATTGAGCTTGTTTGATCACTTTTTGAGCCCAGACGCATTTGGTGGGAATTCGGAGGACGCTGGCGAGTTTTCCACAGAGCTCACGCGTGAGGAGTTCTTTGGAGAGAAATTGCAGGAGTACCAGACAGTGAGTGCTATTAAGAGTGCTATTCGTGAGTTGAGTATCGACCTCCGGCAAGAACCAAGCTGTAGCCGCCTCTTGTTCGATCATTTCTTGGCACTGTCTCAACGCAAACGTGCAGCTGCGGACGAGCTTGCACTGTTCCTGGACGATCCGCATTTAAACGTTCCAGGTGCAGGGAATTATCTTCGACTAGCTGAGCGTTCTTCGTCTACAATGGTCCCATTCCAAACACGGCCTGCGCAGTTTCACCTCATTATACGAGCCTTGGAACTTGGGGTTGTTCCTCCGGAAGAGATCGGTGCGATCATAGCCCGCTGGTCAGATTGGAGAAAATCCTGTTCGGATTCTCAAAAAGCCAAACGCAAGCTGTTAAAAATATATCGCGCGATGTGGGACGCCATTGGCAAGTGTGCTGTTTATGGACATCGAGATATGGACCAGTCTCTTGTTCAGACTTGGCTTGGTGTCTGCTTAGAAGAGGGCACTGTGGGCTATCTTCGACTAGCCACGAGTATTTTATTGGCTACCGAATATGGGATGTCATTATGCAGTTCATGGCTGCCCAAGTTCGTCGCTAGATTACTTCGCGACTCCAACTATTCACTCCCGGCGCCTGACAGGGACGTCATCATAGAAAGCTTAAAGCCCTTCGATATCGACATCATCTCGAATTCGCTGATTTGCGGCACTGAGGTTTTAATCTCTTCCCAGAACACGCGCCTTCTCAGAAGATGGGGGAAGTGCTTAGCTAAGCTTCATGATGCATCTAGAATTACCTTGTCTAAAGCCTGGGTTCAAATACGAGAGCAGCCTGATTCATTGGCGAAGCGTCAACTGATTTTGCAGCGTCTTTGGATGCTGCACAcaatgaggagattctccCAGAGACGTGCTTCCCAAGTCACTAAATCAGTCACCAAGCGTCTATATAGACTTTACGAGTCCTCAAGAAGAGTTCCGAGAAGAAATGGCCAAATCAAAATCGACCTCTGGACCAGCCTAGTCCAGCACATATCTCGTTTGAAGATACCTTTCAACCTGGAAGCAATGGCCGACGACCTGCGAACTGGAAAGCCCATGACCAACACTATGAGGAAACGCCTCCGACAGTTCCAAAATGAACCACTATCTTTCTCCGACTTATTCGCAAATACACAAACTTACAACGCCTCCCGCcacctcttcttcaacaatTTCGACAACCAAATCCGCCAAGTCGACGTCGCAAGCCCCGACTTCCGCCTCTGGGCCATTCAAATCGCCAGAACCGGCAACTCCCCAGCCATCTGGTCTGTCCTCCGTCTTCTGCGCGCCCATACCCCCCTCAAGATTGCCTTATCTAGAGCATGGCCACTTCCCGGCCCCGCAGATGGAGTTATTGTCCGCTACAACCCACGTCCCAGGTCAGCAGGAACGCCGGACCCCCACGATGCGTTGGACATGGTCCATTCTCTAGCTGCTTCCTTTGCGTGTGCAAAACAACTTTCGCCCCAGCGGGCGTATCGGCTTGTCCGTTGGCTTtacctctttcttctcagaCACGGTGCGCCTATTCAGACGCCTATTGCGCGCGCTTTGTATCACGCGGGTGTTGTGAGATTTCGCCAGGAGAAGGGGTATATCTCTCCAATTCAGTATGACTATATTTGGGGTATTGTGGAGCAGACGGAGGGGCGGGAATATGTGCGGGCTTTGAGATCTCGAACACTGTACGAATGA
- the pup1 gene encoding proteasome core particle subunit beta 2 (transcript_id=CADANIAT00008756), whose product MAGFDFSNYNRNAALHAKGAPLPKATSTGTTIVGCIFDNGVVIAADTRATSGPIVADKNCEKLHYIAPKIWCAGAGTAADTEFTTALISSNIELHSLSTGRPPRVITCMTMLKQHLFRYQGYIGAYLVVAGVDPTGIGLYTVHAHGSTDKLPYVTMGSGSLAAMSVFESTWKPNLNKEEAIALASEAIKAGIFNDLGSGSNVDVCVIEKDKPTQLLRNYMRPNERGQKERDYRFPKGTTAYLNEKVFTKEDLRKYVTVEEISGDPNLMEVDP is encoded by the exons ATGGCCGGCTTCGACTTCTCCAACTACAACCGCAACGCGGCTCTTCACGCCAAGGGAGCACCGCTTCCAAAAGCTACGAGCACAGGTACAACAATTGTTGGCTGTATATTCGACAATGGTGTTGTG ATCGCCGCAGATACCAGAGCGACCTCTGGCCCCATAGTAGCAGACAAG AATTGCGAGAAGTTACACTACATCGCACCCAAGATCTGGtgcgctggtgctggtacAGCTGCTGATACCGAGTTCACCACCGCCCTGATCAGCTCCAACATCGAACTACACTCTCTGTCGACCGGCCGGCCCCCACGAGTGATCACTTGCATGACCATGCTAAAGCAACACCTTTTCCGCTACCAGGGGTACATTGGTGCCTACTTGGTCGTTGCTGGTGTCGACCCAACCGGTATCGGCCTCTACACTGTTCACGCGCACGGATCGACAGACAAGCTCCCCTACGTGACAATGGGATCAGGATCGCTAGCCGCAATGTCTGTCTTCGAGTCGACGTGGAAGCCGAATCTGAACAAAGAGGAAGCCATCGCCTTGGCGTCTGAAGCTATCAAGGCCGGTATTTTTAACGACCTTGGATCTGGTAGCAATGTCGATGTGTGTGTTATTGAAAAGGATAAGCCCACGCAACTTCTGCGGAACTACATGAGGCCCAACGAGCGTGGTCAGAAGGAGAGGGACTACCGCTTCCCCAAGGGCACTACCGCATACCTGAACGAAAAGGTGTTTACCAAGGAGGATCTGAGGAAATATGTGACCGTTGAGGAGATCTCTGGTGACCCTAATTTGATGGAAGTGGACCCCTAG
- a CDS encoding FG-nucleoporin NUP159 (transcript_id=CADANIAT00008757) produces the protein MAFSMGAANPPAELGPELPDPICGATKGIVVGAGPNTLCVASTESVRAAISADDEKEKVKTKPFQPQATISLPGRPTHIAFASGDSALVLATESGTHLSVFETGSLLQPNAQPAISIPTNGATFRTVAPNPAQAEDSHSSLVALVTNAGELLMADLKAGNLVTGANGNILKADVSSVGWSNKGKQLVAGLVDGTGYVMTPDGVQKDLIPKPPDLTDPCHVSSIAWLENDIFLMVYTPNVAEDDAGLTPSSSYYIITRRKQQPFLIQKLPELASPFGYKRAPAYQFIARIRNYMPHLTDALIVSSTASADIGLITRSSQALASDDSARAIVGQFATTEVNDDSKKASVPLKDSTDETSVIGLGLDFSSSEPVIAPIQGEDIAESSTPLPNLLLLNHEGVLCSWWFVYNESIRQKVPYDGLTSAKTQVPPALQSQSTQPQPAAQSPFAQPSFGSPAAPSSFGTTGFGKPSAAPAFGSPSVPGTPQQPSFGKPSFGTPAFGTSAFGAPAFGAPAALGSNAPKFGQSGFGQSSTPVKSLFGASGAPAGGGFGSFANVSGGGGFASLATSKPSEGSPFGKLPSENPFGKSSVFGAQSETTAFTPQKTEESKGAFGAGSSGFVLGSTFKGDGTAVNDAPKPEKPSGLFSFGSSFDEMVSTPSKTSPPTEAMDDIEDSNATSQNLPAAKEPAPSLFGASSKPSTGSSIFGSFGSQTQNQSPFGSAQTSKSPFSLLGNKKADNQAPSPSSAPSEKTAVASPPFTKAKSPEPEPPLPPDSTSRAVYGPGDTSASSNVSKSSVDDAPLPPDFTASRKSPEPESEPPLPPDFLTQPKKEEPEEEEEPVKAEEAPLPPDFTKPSAPLGKDSPLVQEESDAGSDLGSDADESQKGPPEDESELEDSGEDNTHEVKEPSVESSPESSLDDKHMGEGSAGGLFGKKQLFGEISKPLFPQTAQSREPPRSPSPIRPPRTRQGLPKTENLRSISAPHKPGDALAARKASLTELAKREELRQPARSRAREPEPQPVETEEEALSDDEDERLRADLNRPLEPVPTLDPFLPHQDYTGETSKPGIPGQIERLYRDINSMVDTLGINARSLSSFLLYQQKSTDSNWINILRSDSPTDILDEKLLLRQIEDLDSTVSVLAESLEKHRVQGVEEKLESCRELLGKDIFTLRSQCASIRKTLDAYTDAASIVSAPLSAEQANLQQDLRTSSVEIQTKLAELESAVSLLRAKIADSPRADGSRPSTRRPTVEAVTSTIATMMNMVESKSGDIDVLEVQMKKLGFDTSAAPPSREGSPFTTPRKGLSRVPATPGSRGTLEDPVSSYHTPDSSSRGINMRSSINGSAKASRLRLVELVNDGGDRREVAQWKAKMQRKQHLMGSLRKAIEEKETKVRSVDDI, from the exons ATGGCATTCAGCATGGGGGCTGCAAACCCTCCCGCCGAATTGGGACCGGAACTTCCAGATCCTATATGCGGAG CCACCAAAGGCATAGTAGTCGGTGCTGGTCCGAACACGTTATGTGTTGCGTCTACTGAGTCCGTCAGAGCGGCTATATCCGCAGAtgacgagaaagagaaggtcAAGACAAAGCCGTTCCAACCGCAAGCGACTATCTCGCTTCCCGGAAGACCTACGCATATAGCATTTGCCTCTGGCGATAGCGCCCTGGTGCTTGCGACAGAAAGCGGGACTCATCTGTCGGTCTTTGAGACAGGAAGCCTACTACAGCCTAATGCGCAGCCTGCTATATCCATTCCTACCAATGGCGCCACTTTCCGGACTGTTGCGCCCAATCCAGCCCAGGCGGAGGATTCCCATTCATCCCTTGTGGCCTTGGTAACGAACGCTGGCGAGTTGTTAATGGCGGACCTGAAGGCCGGCAATCTCGTCACGGGAGCAAATGGCAACATCTTGAAAGCCGATGTTAGCTCTGTTGGGTGGAGTAACAAAGGCAAGCAACTCGTAGCTGGCCTCGTGGACGGAACTGGTTATGTGATGACTCCAGATGGCGTGCAGAAGGACCTCATCCCTAAGCCTCCAGATCTCACAGATCCCTGTCATG TATCATCCATCGCGTGGCTTGAGAACGATATCTTCTTGATGGTGTATACTCCGAAtgttgcagaagatgatGCGGGACTGACTCCCTCGTCGTCATACTATATCAtcacaagaagaaagcaacagCCTTTCTTGATACAGAAGCTGCCTGAACTGGCTAGCCCTTTCGGCTATAAACGTGCGCCGGCTTACCAGTTCATCGCACGTATCCGGAATTACATGCCACATCTGACGGATGCTTTGATTGTGTCTTCCACGGCATCTGCAGACATTGGATTAATTACTAGGTCTTCTCAGGCACTAGCGAGTGACGATAGTGCCAGAGCCATCGTGGGACAATTTGCTACGACGGAAGTGAATGACGACTCCAAAAAAGCTTCGGTTCCCTTAAAGGACTCAACCGACGAAACGTCAGTTATAGGTTTGGGTCTTGATTTTTCAAGTTCAGAACCTGTCATAGCCCCCATTCAAGGAGAGGATATTGCTGAAAGCTCAACTCCCTTGCCCAATCTCCTCCTATTAAACCACGAGGGCGTTCTATGTTCTTGGTGGTTCGTATATAACGAGTCAATCCGGCAAAAGGTACCATACGACGGATTGACTTCTGCTAAAACGCAAGTACCGCCTGCGCTGCAATCGCAGTCAACACAACCGCAGCCCGCGGCGCAGTCACCTTTTGCGCAGCCGTCCTTTGGCAGCCCGGCAGCACCATCTAGTTTTGGCACCACAGGCTTCGGCAAGCCGTCTGCGGCACCTGCATTTGGCAGTCCTTCAGTTCCAGGAACCCCTCAGCAACCCAGTTTTGGAAAACCTTCATTTGGGACGCCTGCCTTTGGCACATCTGCCTTCGGGGCGCCTGCCTTTGGCGCGCCCGCTGCGTTGGGCTCGAATGCACCCAAGTTCGGTCAATCTGGATTTGGACAGTCGTCGACTCCGGTGAAAAGCCTTTTCGGAGCATCTGGTGCTCCTGCAGGAGGTGGTTTCGGTTCGTTCGCGAACGTAAgtggcggcggtggtttCGCCAGTCTGGCCACGTCAAAGCCCTCGGAGGGGTCTCCCTTTGGCAAACTGCCTAGTGAAAATCCGTTTGGGAAATCTTCTGTATTTGGTGCCCAGTCCGAGACCACCGCATTCACTCCCCAGAAAACGGAGGAGTCTAAGGGGGCTTTTGGTGCGGGTTCCAGTGGTTTCGTCCTTGGGTCAACTTTCAAGGGGGACGGTACTGCCGTCAATGATGCGCCGAAGCCCGAAAAACCTTCCGGGTTGTTCTCATTCGGCTCCTCATTCGATGAAATGGTCTCTACGCCCAGCAAAACCAGCCCGCCTACAGAAGCAATggatgacattgaggacTCGAATGCTACTAGTCAAAACCTTCCGGCAGCAAAGGAACCAGCACCCTCCCTATTTGGTGCAAGCTCGAAACCTTCCACTGGATCGTCGATTTTCGGATCTTTTGGATCACAGACGCAAAACCAATCACCATTTGGTTCAGCACAAACGAGCAAGTCTCCATTTTCACTACTTGGAAATAAAAAAGCCGACAACCAAGCGCCAAGTCCCTCGTCGGCACCCTCGGAGAAGACTGCAGTGGCTAGCCCACCTTTCACAAAAGCCAAGTCACCTGAACCTGAACCGCCCCTTCCTCCTGACTCTACAAGCAGGGCCGTATATGGTCCGGGTGAcacatctgcatcttccaATGTCTCAAAAAGCTCTGTTGATGATGCACCTCTACCGCCAGATTTCACAGCGTCCCGAAAGTCTCCTGAGCCTGAAAGCGAACCGCCTTTGCCGCCTGATTTCCTCACGCAGCCTAAGAAAGAAGAaccagaggaagaggaggaaccGGTGAAGGCCGAAGAGGCACCATTGCCTCCAGACTTCACGAAGCCAAGTGCGCCCTTGGGGAAAGACTCTCCCTTGGTTCAAGAGGAATCGGACGCAGGCTCGGATCTCGGGTCGGACGCAGATGAATCACAGAAGGGTCCCCCCGAGGATGAGTCTGAGCTCGAAGACAGTGGTGAGGACAACACGCATGAAGTCAAGGAACCGAGCGTTGAGTCATCACCAGAGAGTTCTCTCGACGACAAACACATGGGTGAAGGCTCAGCTGGTGGGCTGTTTGGCAAGAAGCAGTTATTTGGAGAAATAAGCAAGCCTTTGTTCCCTCAAACAGCACAAAGTCGCGAACCTCCGAGATCTCCTAGCCCGATACGGCCTCCTCGTACTCGGCAAGGTCTCCCGAAAACTGAAAATCTCCGCTCTATCAGTGCTCCACACAAGCCTGGAGATGCTCTTGCTGCCCGAAAAGCCTCTCTCACCGAATTAGCAAAGCGCGAAGAGCTCCGACAACCGGCGCGCAGCCGTGCCCGGGAGCCTGAACCTCAGCCTGTCGAgacggaagaagaagccttgtccgacgatgaagacgagcgACTCCGTGCGGACCTTAATAGGCCACTAGAGCCCGTACCTACACTAGACCCCTTCCTACCTCACCAGGATTACACGGGTGAAACCTCGAAACCTGGTATTCCCGGCCAAATTGAGAGGCTTTACCGCGATATCAACTCCATGGTGGATACTCTTGGGATAAATGCGcgctccttgtcttcttttcttctttatcAACAAAAGTCCACTGACTCCAATTGGATCAACATACTGAGAAGTGATAGCCCAACTGATATTCTGGATGAGAAACTGCTTCTTCGGCAAATTGAGGATTTGGATTCTACCGTCAGTGTCCTTGCAGAATCTCTTGAGAAGCACAGAGTGCAaggggtggaagagaagcttgaaAGCTGCCGAGAACTGTTGGGTAAGGACATCTTCACCCTTCGCAGCCAATGTGCTAGTATCAGAAAGACGCTTGACGCGTACACCGATGCTGCATCAATCGTTTCTGCACCTCTTTCCGCAGAGCAGGCAAACCTCCAACAGGATCTTCGGACATCGTCAGTCGAGATCCAGACAAAATTGGCAGAACTCGAATCTGCAGTATCTCTTCTACGAGCTAAGATTGCAGATTCTCCCCGCGCGGATGGATCACGGCCCTCTACTAGGCGGCCCACGGTCGAGGCTGTCACGTCAACCATTGCAACAATGATGAACATGGTCGAAAGCAAGAGCGGTGACATTGATGTTTTAGAAGTTCAAATGAAAAAGCTGGGCTTTGATACATCGGCTGCTCCCCCCAGCCGGGAGGGATCTCCTTTCACGACCCCGCGAAAGGGTCTGAGCAGAGTTCCTGCTACTCCTGGGTCTCGCGGGACTCTGGAAGATCCAGTCAGTTCGTACCACACACCGGATTCTAGTTCCCGAGGCATAAATATGCGTTCGAGCATCAACGGCTCAGCAAAAGCGAGTAGACTCCGGCTTGTGGAGCTTGTGAACGACGGAGGGGACAGAAGGGAGGTCGCGCAGTGGAAGGCCAAAATGCAGCGCAAGCAGCATCTTATGGGTAGCCTCAGAAAGGCcatcgaggagaaggagacgaAGGTCCGAAGCGTGGACGATATTTAG